A window of the Thiomicrospira microaerophila genome harbors these coding sequences:
- a CDS encoding 3'-5' exonuclease — protein MSQAQLILFDKRNQPIKEYIVAVAASDGLDIKGVQLVASPAKGEKSLITAGLRIPPLEAYDYDTKKIAHATLDLLLVNEEVLTLDQFIERASDDENVREALRKSANKAQLAVESLISEFTASEVISLIQENRNDALFKLKNHDKELKGKRVLCLDIEATDISTNPEADVIQISICDFDGNEVLNQLINPGYDIPDNEKHNITTEMVQGAPLFAQCWDQIHAVLREADVILAYSTESDFAYLQNSANKKMLDFELDYNNWLDVAELSKELVGAMRWHSEKMYWFWKTPKLTASYEKVLAKPFPGDAHDALVDAQATAELMRAMLLQGRQSQVKEKKPVVDSKKAVTNNLFAQAFANAKRK, from the coding sequence ATGAGCCAAGCCCAACTAATCCTATTTGATAAACGCAATCAACCCATTAAAGAATATATTGTCGCCGTCGCCGCTTCCGATGGACTAGACATCAAAGGGGTTCAGCTGGTTGCCTCACCGGCCAAGGGTGAAAAGTCTTTAATTACCGCAGGCTTACGCATCCCCCCGCTTGAAGCTTATGATTATGACACCAAAAAAATTGCCCATGCGACGCTTGATCTTTTGCTGGTCAATGAAGAGGTACTCACACTCGATCAGTTCATTGAACGCGCATCCGATGATGAAAACGTGCGTGAAGCACTCAGAAAATCAGCCAACAAAGCGCAATTAGCGGTTGAATCGTTAATCAGCGAGTTTACTGCATCGGAGGTGATTAGCCTTATTCAAGAAAATCGCAATGATGCTTTATTCAAACTTAAAAATCACGATAAGGAATTAAAAGGCAAACGCGTTTTATGCCTTGATATTGAAGCCACCGACATTTCTACCAATCCGGAAGCCGATGTCATTCAAATTTCGATTTGTGATTTTGATGGCAACGAAGTGCTGAACCAACTGATCAACCCCGGCTACGATATTCCTGACAATGAAAAACACAATATCACCACCGAGATGGTTCAGGGCGCGCCCTTATTTGCACAGTGTTGGGATCAAATTCATGCCGTGTTACGTGAAGCTGATGTCATCCTCGCCTATAGTACTGAAAGTGATTTTGCCTATCTACAAAACTCAGCCAACAAAAAAATGTTGGATTTCGAACTCGACTACAACAACTGGCTGGATGTAGCGGAACTGAGTAAGGAGCTGGTTGGCGCGATGCGTTGGCATTCTGAAAAAATGTATTGGTTCTGGAAAACACCAAAACTTACCGCATCCTATGAAAAAGTATTAGCCAAGCCCTTCCCTGGTGATGCGCATGATGCGCTGGTTGATGCGCAAGCGACCGCTGAGCTGATGCGCGCGATGCTACTACAAGGGCGTCAGTCTCAGGTGAAAGAAAAGAAACCGGTCGTGGATAGCAAAAAAGCCGTTACCAACAACTTGTTTGCCCAGGCTTTTGCGAATGCCAAACGAAAATAA
- a CDS encoding Na+/H+ antiporter subunit G — protein sequence MLEIILSILILVGAFFTLVGSIGLYKLPDFYMRLHGPTKATTLGVGAILIASVLYFSFKPGEISLHEILVTVFLFITAPVSAHLMAKAAIHIKLKQLERTKNTPYQADETP from the coding sequence ATGTTAGAAATCATCCTTTCAATATTAATACTAGTAGGCGCGTTTTTCACGCTGGTCGGTTCAATCGGCCTGTATAAGCTGCCTGATTTTTATATGCGTTTACACGGGCCGACCAAAGCCACTACCTTAGGTGTCGGTGCTATTTTGATTGCCTCCGTGCTTTATTTCAGCTTTAAACCCGGTGAAATCAGCTTACATGAAATATTGGTCACGGTATTTTTGTTTATCACCGCCCCGGTCAGCGCACACCTAATGGCCAAAGCCGCGATTCACATTAAATTAAAGCAACTAGAGCGCACTAAAAACACGCCTTATCAAGCCGACGAAACACCCTAA
- a CDS encoding K+/H+ antiporter subunit F, whose product MLDIAIPIAFTMVSVALALSLLRLVVGPDIPDRILALDTLYINSIALLILFGLYLGSALYFEAALLIAVMGFVGTVALSKYLLRGDIME is encoded by the coding sequence ATGTTAGACATTGCCATCCCTATTGCATTTACTATGGTTTCGGTCGCCTTAGCGCTGAGCCTGCTACGTTTAGTTGTCGGCCCAGACATCCCCGATCGTATTTTAGCGCTCGATACGCTGTATATTAACTCTATCGCCCTGTTAATCCTGTTCGGCTTATACCTGGGGAGTGCGTTATATTTTGAGGCCGCGTTATTAATTGCCGTTATGGGCTTTGTTGGCACCGTTGCGCTCAGCAAGTATTTGCTGCGTGGCGATATTATGGAATAA
- a CDS encoding Na+/H+ antiporter subunit E: protein MFTKILPHPILSLVLWLSWLLLNNSFDPGHIVLGLILAIFIPWFTGRFWQEKVCLKNPLVLFKFFGVVMWDILIANITVAKLILGKNDKLQPAFFYIDLDVKHPLAISILANTISLTPGTVSCDLTADRKRLLIHALHAEDIDQIIADIKQRYEAPLKEVFTIC, encoded by the coding sequence ATGTTTACAAAGATTCTACCCCATCCGATTTTAAGCTTAGTACTCTGGCTAAGCTGGTTGTTACTTAACAACAGCTTTGATCCGGGGCATATTGTACTGGGTCTTATTTTAGCGATCTTTATTCCTTGGTTTACCGGACGCTTCTGGCAAGAGAAAGTCTGTTTAAAAAACCCGCTGGTACTGTTTAAGTTTTTTGGCGTGGTCATGTGGGACATATTAATTGCTAACATTACCGTGGCTAAATTAATTCTTGGAAAAAATGACAAATTGCAACCGGCGTTTTTCTATATTGATTTAGATGTTAAACACCCATTAGCAATTAGTATCCTTGCCAATACTATTTCATTAACGCCTGGTACGGTCTCCTGCGATCTTACGGCAGATCGCAAACGCTTATTGATTCATGCGTTGCACGCAGAAGACATAGACCAAATCATCGCTGATATTAAACAACGCTATGAAGCGCCGCTTAAAGAGGTATTTACAATATGTTAG
- a CDS encoding monovalent cation/H+ antiporter subunit D, with product MMQLTAWPVLLPLIGGFLVLFARMGGLRLQRSLNLLIVLGLVLISIEMLKVSLTGVHQVYLSGNWIAPFGIVFVLDKLSAMMVLITSLLALGSLWYAIATKIDEKGSHFHVLFQLQLFGLNGAFMTGDLFNLFVFFEVMLLASYGLLLHGSGRLRTKAGLHYVVINMIGATLFLFAVGALYGAVGTLNIADMAAKVAVAPAENQGLIAAAGLLLLIVFGVKAAMFPLYLWLPAAYANTSAPVAALFAIMTKVGIYSIIRAHGTIFGEGAGDLAFYWTPWVLGLGMLTLALAALGVMAARGLREQVAYLVLASVATLLIGVGLNSPAAMSATFYYLIHSTLVAGGMFLLADMVARGRGEIGDKFTSAPIMPNAIMIGSLFMFGAVAMTGMPPLSGFLGKVLILQSALEQAWFFGILAVVLIAGLLTIVAMARSGSLLFYRTQPVNHLPGEPMNKAALIAVVGLFSASPLLVIFANPVTGFTELVALQQFDSASYIEAVLTTPAIERVK from the coding sequence ATGATGCAATTAACGGCTTGGCCGGTTTTACTGCCGCTTATTGGTGGCTTTCTTGTGTTGTTTGCCCGTATGGGCGGACTAAGACTTCAGCGCTCACTTAACCTGCTGATCGTGCTGGGTCTCGTGCTCATCAGCATTGAAATGCTTAAAGTCTCGTTAACCGGCGTTCATCAGGTCTACTTATCCGGTAACTGGATAGCGCCTTTCGGCATCGTATTTGTGCTGGATAAACTTTCGGCCATGATGGTGCTGATTACCTCTTTGCTGGCACTGGGCTCATTATGGTATGCGATTGCAACCAAAATTGATGAAAAAGGCTCACACTTCCATGTGCTGTTCCAACTGCAACTATTTGGCTTAAACGGTGCGTTTATGACAGGGGACCTGTTCAACCTGTTCGTATTCTTTGAAGTTATGCTGCTCGCGTCTTATGGTTTATTGTTGCATGGATCAGGCCGTCTGCGTACCAAAGCCGGTTTGCATTACGTGGTCATTAACATGATCGGTGCTACGCTGTTTTTATTCGCGGTCGGCGCATTATACGGTGCGGTCGGTACCCTAAACATTGCAGACATGGCCGCCAAGGTAGCGGTTGCACCTGCGGAAAACCAAGGACTTATTGCCGCGGCAGGCCTGCTGCTATTAATCGTGTTCGGGGTTAAAGCGGCCATGTTCCCGCTTTATCTTTGGCTACCGGCGGCTTATGCCAATACCTCCGCGCCGGTTGCGGCCTTATTTGCGATTATGACCAAAGTGGGTATCTACTCAATTATTCGTGCTCACGGCACCATTTTTGGTGAAGGCGCAGGCGATCTCGCATTCTACTGGACACCCTGGGTTCTAGGGTTAGGCATGTTAACCTTGGCGTTGGCCGCTTTGGGTGTGATGGCTGCTCGCGGCTTGCGTGAACAGGTAGCGTATTTAGTGCTTGCTTCGGTTGCCACCTTATTAATCGGTGTAGGCCTTAACAGCCCAGCAGCGATGAGTGCGACTTTCTACTACTTAATTCACTCTACCTTAGTGGCAGGCGGGATGTTCTTGCTGGCTGATATGGTCGCACGAGGGCGCGGCGAAATCGGTGACAAGTTTACTTCTGCACCGATTATGCCGAACGCCATTATGATAGGTTCGCTGTTTATGTTTGGTGCCGTAGCCATGACAGGAATGCCGCCCCTTTCCGGCTTTTTAGGTAAGGTGTTAATTCTTCAGTCGGCGCTTGAACAGGCCTGGTTCTTTGGTATTTTGGCGGTGGTGCTAATTGCAGGCTTGCTGACGATTGTCGCCATGGCGCGCTCGGGTTCGTTGCTTTTCTATCGCACTCAACCGGTCAATCACTTGCCGGGTGAGCCGATGAATAAAGCAGCACTCATTGCCGTCGTGGGGTTATTTTCCGCCAGCCCACTGCTGGTCATCTTTGCGAACCCTGTAACAGGCTTTACTGAATTGGTGGCCTTGCAACAATTTGACAGTGCAAGCTATATTGAGGCTGTTTTAACCACTCCGGCGATTGAGAGGGTCAAATAA
- a CDS encoding Na+/H+ antiporter subunit C has translation MELLIALVIGVMTTAGVYLTLRARTFPVVLGLTMLAYAVNVFLFTMGRLTIGMPAVIDPTAAGYGDPLPQALVLTAIVIAFGMTAFLIVLALKARGELGNDHVDGLHLAANEAPYEKLDQIKANQQSPNNIMQQSNQEVKP, from the coding sequence ATGGAATTATTAATTGCGTTGGTCATTGGTGTGATGACCACGGCAGGGGTTTATCTAACCCTGCGCGCCCGCACCTTTCCGGTGGTACTGGGCTTAACAATGCTGGCTTATGCGGTTAACGTGTTCTTGTTTACAATGGGACGCTTGACCATCGGTATGCCGGCGGTGATTGATCCGACTGCAGCCGGTTACGGTGACCCCTTGCCTCAGGCGTTGGTACTCACCGCGATTGTTATTGCGTTTGGTATGACCGCGTTTTTAATTGTACTGGCGCTAAAAGCCCGCGGCGAACTCGGTAACGACCATGTTGACGGTTTACACCTTGCTGCGAACGAAGCCCCTTACGAAAAACTGGATCAAATCAAAGCGAATCAACAAAGTCCAAATAACATTATGCAGCAATCCAATCAGGAGGTTAAGCCATGA
- a CDS encoding monovalent cation/H+ antiporter subunit A, whose protein sequence is MNLLAFNLPIVALLPFLGAALAALASRLNRVAAAWTSAAVTVLALALLAPAMSLPFQGETLIQSWAWMPAIGVDFAFRLDGLALLFALLILVIGLLIVIYARYYLSSKDSMGRFYAYLMMFMGSMLGIVLSENLIQLVVFWELTSLSSFLLISYWQHRKDARHGARMALAITGAGGLALLGGVLILGHIVGSYNLSDVLAAGDMIRAHELYVPILVLILLGVFTKSAQFPFHFWLPHAMAAPTPVSAYLHSATMVKAGIFLLARFFPALSGTPEWMWLVGGAGLITFMIGAYTALFKHDLKGLLAYSTISHLGLITLLFGLGTQMAAVAALFHIINHATFKASLFMVAGIIDHETGSRDMRKLSGLMKYMPHTAVLAMVAAAAMAGVPLLNGFLSKEMFFEQAVFAAETNAWAWVLPILVTIAAIFSVAYSLRFIHDVFFGGEAKDLPKTPHEPPRFMKIPVDLLVVICLAVGIIPMFTVAPILAVAAAGTLQAMPPEYSLSIWHGFNLPLMMSIIALVLGVGVYFIRHKLFAIHARSFEHLDARVVYHAILNNTLAFALKVTRGFDKGSLQHAAVWIIGASVVAGVIGFMTSDASLFGQREMLPVDPVTLVAAVALMIATVMTVVWHQRRLVSLITLGVVGLVIALGFVKFSAPDLALTQLSVEIVTIVLLLLALYFLPQTTPNEIGKFRISRDMLIAVLSGIGATLLTLAVLTRDFAPISEYFLENSVPGGGGTNVVNVILVDFRGIDTLGEIVVLALAGLGIYAMLQGMKLPAPNKDVYGRYWDKDNHPMIMQTLTRLLLPLMILVAVFIFLRGHNLPGGGFIAGLIAAVALIVQYLSNGIEWTQKRLTTDMHWVIGFGLLIGTGTGIVSILIGFPFLTSAFTYITWPVVGKFEVASAIAFDIGVFLVVVGATVLSLVQLGKLSNASHQPHIPASKQEVK, encoded by the coding sequence ATGAACCTACTTGCGTTTAACCTTCCAATTGTTGCCTTGCTGCCATTTTTGGGTGCCGCACTCGCTGCTTTAGCGTCGAGACTCAATCGCGTTGCGGCGGCTTGGACCTCTGCTGCGGTCACCGTTTTGGCGCTGGCGTTGTTGGCTCCGGCCATGTCTTTGCCCTTCCAAGGGGAAACACTCATTCAAAGCTGGGCTTGGATGCCTGCGATTGGCGTAGACTTCGCCTTCCGCCTTGATGGGTTAGCACTGTTGTTTGCCTTGCTGATCTTGGTTATCGGGCTATTAATCGTTATTTATGCCCGCTACTATCTATCCAGCAAAGATTCAATGGGACGGTTTTACGCCTATTTAATGATGTTTATGGGTTCGATGCTCGGCATCGTACTGTCTGAAAACCTCATTCAATTAGTCGTGTTTTGGGAGCTAACCTCCCTCAGTTCCTTCTTGCTGATTAGCTATTGGCAACACCGCAAGGATGCCCGCCACGGCGCACGTATGGCCTTAGCCATTACCGGTGCCGGTGGTTTAGCCTTGTTAGGTGGCGTGTTGATACTGGGTCACATTGTTGGCAGCTACAACCTAAGCGATGTACTGGCTGCAGGCGACATGATTCGTGCGCATGAGCTGTATGTTCCGATCCTAGTATTGATTTTACTCGGTGTATTTACTAAGTCAGCTCAATTTCCTTTCCATTTTTGGTTACCCCATGCGATGGCCGCACCGACGCCGGTTTCAGCCTACTTGCATTCGGCTACGATGGTAAAAGCCGGTATTTTCTTACTTGCGCGCTTTTTTCCAGCCTTATCCGGCACACCGGAATGGATGTGGTTAGTCGGTGGAGCGGGATTAATAACCTTTATGATTGGCGCTTACACCGCCCTGTTTAAGCACGATTTAAAAGGCTTGTTAGCCTACTCAACTATTAGCCACCTTGGCTTGATTACGCTGTTATTTGGTTTAGGCACCCAAATGGCTGCGGTCGCAGCCCTGTTTCATATTATTAACCATGCCACCTTTAAGGCCTCGTTATTCATGGTGGCGGGAATTATCGACCATGAAACCGGCAGCCGTGATATGCGCAAGCTCAGTGGTTTGATGAAGTACATGCCGCATACCGCTGTGCTGGCCATGGTCGCGGCCGCCGCCATGGCGGGGGTGCCGTTGCTTAATGGTTTCCTAAGTAAAGAAATGTTCTTTGAACAAGCGGTGTTTGCTGCAGAAACCAATGCTTGGGCTTGGGTACTGCCAATTTTAGTCACCATTGCGGCTATCTTCTCTGTAGCTTATTCATTACGTTTTATTCACGACGTGTTTTTTGGCGGTGAAGCTAAAGACCTGCCAAAAACCCCGCATGAGCCACCACGCTTCATGAAAATCCCTGTCGATTTGTTGGTGGTCATTTGTTTAGCCGTCGGCATTATCCCGATGTTCACGGTCGCACCGATTCTTGCGGTCGCTGCAGCAGGAACCCTTCAAGCGATGCCACCTGAGTATAGCTTGTCGATCTGGCATGGCTTTAACCTACCGTTAATGATGAGTATCATTGCGTTGGTACTTGGTGTCGGTGTTTACTTTATTCGCCACAAGCTGTTTGCGATTCATGCACGCTCGTTTGAACACCTTGATGCGCGTGTGGTCTATCACGCAATTCTGAACAATACCCTTGCGTTTGCACTTAAAGTCACACGAGGCTTTGACAAAGGCTCGCTGCAGCACGCGGCTGTCTGGATTATTGGGGCATCGGTGGTTGCAGGTGTGATTGGCTTTATGACTTCGGATGCCAGTCTGTTTGGTCAGCGCGAAATGCTACCGGTTGACCCTGTGACCTTGGTTGCTGCGGTGGCACTGATGATTGCCACCGTCATGACGGTGGTTTGGCATCAGCGTCGCTTGGTATCGCTGATTACACTCGGCGTCGTGGGCTTGGTGATCGCCTTAGGTTTTGTTAAGTTCTCAGCCCCGGATTTGGCTTTAACGCAGCTATCGGTTGAAATTGTCACGATTGTGCTACTGCTATTGGCGCTGTATTTCTTGCCCCAAACCACACCGAATGAAATCGGTAAATTTAGAATCAGCCGCGACATGCTGATTGCTGTTTTATCCGGTATCGGTGCCACACTTTTAACCCTTGCCGTATTAACGCGTGATTTTGCACCGATTTCTGAATACTTCTTGGAAAACTCGGTGCCTGGCGGTGGCGGTACTAACGTGGTAAACGTCATCTTGGTTGACTTCCGTGGTATTGATACCCTCGGTGAAATCGTGGTGCTTGCACTGGCTGGTTTAGGCATTTATGCGATGCTGCAAGGTATGAAACTCCCTGCGCCAAACAAAGATGTCTATGGTCGCTACTGGGACAAGGACAATCACCCGATGATTATGCAAACCCTGACACGCCTACTACTACCGTTAATGATATTGGTCGCGGTGTTTATCTTCTTGCGCGGTCATAACTTGCCGGGTGGCGGATTTATAGCAGGCCTGATTGCCGCCGTCGCACTGATTGTTCAATACCTCTCGAATGGCATTGAATGGACTCAGAAACGTCTGACGACTGATATGCACTGGGTCATAGGTTTTGGCTTATTGATTGGCACAGGAACCGGTATCGTTTCAATCCTCATTGGCTTCCCATTCCTTACTTCGGCCTTCACCTATATTACTTGGCCGGTGGTCGGTAAGTTTGAAGTCGCCAGTGCGATTGCCTTTGATATTGGCGTGTTCTTAGTGGTCGTGGGGGCAACGGTTCTCAGCTTGGTACAACTTGGCAAACTGAGCAATGCATCGCATCAACCTCACATCCCCGCCAGCAAACAGGAGGTTAAATAA
- a CDS encoding flavin reductase family protein produces MYFKTEELAPNDIYRYLVGGVVPRPIAWVSTLNSEGVSNIAPYSFFTVASINPPILTIAHIAPQAATQKDTLANLKATQECVVNIVSHDQVESMNASSSPLPNNISEFETFDIGQVNSIQVKPVGAAGAKVRFECQLREILSLSEQPAGGQLILLNVVGIYIDDKILNADKLIDQNQLDAIGKMGADGYCKTTLGFDLARPK; encoded by the coding sequence ATGTATTTTAAAACTGAAGAATTAGCACCAAACGATATTTATCGTTACTTAGTGGGGGGCGTTGTACCTCGTCCTATTGCTTGGGTCAGCACTTTAAATAGCGAAGGTGTGAGCAATATCGCACCCTACTCGTTTTTTACTGTTGCCAGTATCAATCCACCGATCTTAACCATTGCTCACATCGCCCCTCAAGCTGCTACCCAAAAAGATACCCTTGCGAATCTTAAAGCTACCCAAGAATGTGTAGTAAACATTGTAAGTCACGATCAAGTTGAAAGTATGAATGCGAGCAGCAGTCCGCTGCCCAATAACATCAGTGAGTTCGAAACCTTTGATATTGGCCAGGTTAATAGTATTCAGGTCAAACCAGTCGGCGCAGCCGGAGCGAAGGTTAGATTTGAATGCCAACTTCGTGAAATACTCAGTCTTTCAGAACAACCCGCCGGCGGTCAGTTAATCCTACTTAATGTAGTCGGTATCTATATTGATGATAAGATTTTAAATGCAGACAAACTGATTGATCAAAACCAATTAGATGCTATAGGCAAAATGGGCGCAGATGGCTATTGCAAAACCACATTGGGGTTTGATCTAGCACGTCCAAAATAA
- a CDS encoding zinc ribbon domain-containing protein YjdM, producing the protein MSDFPNCPQCGSEYTYEMGELFCCPECGHEWPQQAIESSDERVFKDANGTILQDGDTVTVIKDLKVKGSSLVVKVGTKVKNIRLKDGDHDIDCKIDGIGQMSLKTQFVKKV; encoded by the coding sequence ATGAGTGATTTTCCTAATTGCCCGCAATGCGGCTCAGAATACACCTATGAGATGGGCGAATTGTTTTGTTGTCCGGAGTGCGGGCATGAATGGCCACAGCAAGCCATTGAGTCTAGTGATGAACGCGTATTTAAAGATGCTAATGGAACGATATTACAGGATGGTGATACGGTAACAGTAATTAAGGATCTAAAAGTCAAAGGCTCGTCACTGGTGGTCAAGGTGGGTACGAAAGTCAAAAACATCCGTTTAAAAGACGGCGATCATGATATTGATTGTAAAATTGACGGCATTGGCCAAATGAGTTTAAAAACCCAATTTGTTAAAAAAGTTTAA
- a CDS encoding class I SAM-dependent methyltransferase — MEKTQQQILRHHGGDGEHARKMISQTYADRHDEDFWHFWQTQMAPVIGANEGLMDLGAGTGLFVQALAQGYPNASIIGIEAAPYMLNAVVDLPSHARVVADDLNDPSEQVEAGSVAAIMCNMLVHELIQPVLMFQAAYRWLKPGGRFCVIDLVRQPLESYLARKYPNAELSNANLTREQLEDAFEHFLEHNRYHAQDIVYMLQACGFEVIEQTPLKNGRMIRLVAQKPR; from the coding sequence ATGGAAAAAACGCAACAACAGATCTTGCGTCACCACGGTGGAGATGGTGAGCATGCGCGTAAGATGATTAGTCAAACCTATGCCGATCGACATGATGAGGATTTCTGGCACTTTTGGCAAACACAGATGGCGCCTGTCATTGGTGCGAATGAGGGCTTGATGGATCTTGGAGCGGGCACAGGTTTGTTTGTCCAAGCGCTGGCGCAAGGCTACCCGAATGCATCGATTATTGGTATCGAAGCCGCGCCCTACATGCTGAATGCGGTGGTGGATTTGCCTAGCCATGCACGGGTGGTCGCCGATGATTTGAATGACCCGAGTGAACAGGTTGAAGCCGGCAGTGTGGCGGCGATTATGTGTAACATGCTGGTGCATGAGCTGATTCAGCCGGTATTGATGTTCCAAGCGGCGTATCGCTGGCTCAAGCCCGGTGGACGATTCTGTGTGATTGACCTCGTGCGCCAGCCATTAGAAAGTTATCTGGCAAGAAAATACCCGAATGCCGAGTTGTCGAACGCCAACCTAACACGTGAACAACTTGAAGATGCATTTGAACATTTCCTAGAGCATAACCGTTATCATGCGCAAGATATTGTATATATGCTCCAAGCCTGTGGCTTTGAAGTCATCGAACAAACCCCGTTAAAAAATGGCCGAATGATTCGATTGGTTGCACAAAAACCTCGTTGA
- a CDS encoding McrB family protein: MMIKAVGKVISNPQNGKRLEVEWHKDFEPKDWYFFTYRGTFWRINEQGQWWSQYASKLIDFAFKDKPQDYDYFVKNWSWNQEAIEMDEKNEMGGEHEALALNTILYGPPGTGKTFNTVDLAWQVLNPSDSAETSRPGSIQELKARYPGQVEFVTFHQSFSYEDFVEGIQAKSNDGKISYQIESGVFKRIAKSALKNLEDSQKSVNQLAEDLNFDKRYDAFITHAIESEAAFKKKKGTEFKIINTDDERLTVESPDSTFSGGEVQLKVEELKRVLQSDYPFQSAREVHEQIFINKYKYTRQEDTYYLSLVNAFRQFNVPVEPSSQADEVSQKPYVLIIDEINRGNISRIFGELITLIEPSKRAGNDEAIEVTLPYSKEPFSVPNNLYIIGTMNTADRSLALMDTALRRRFDFIEMMPQPDLVTEDLEGVNLRNMLAVMNQRIEALYDREHTLGHAFLMSVDSLDDLRHAFKNKILPLLEEYFYDDWQKIRWVLGASADNFYQRQRFSHLFTDADAPNDIEKFQRNNLDDLDAQAFVAIYQR; encoded by the coding sequence ATGATGATTAAAGCGGTTGGTAAAGTTATTTCCAATCCTCAAAATGGCAAGCGCCTTGAAGTTGAATGGCATAAAGATTTCGAGCCGAAAGACTGGTATTTCTTTACTTATCGCGGAACTTTTTGGCGCATAAATGAACAGGGGCAGTGGTGGTCGCAGTATGCAAGTAAGTTGATTGATTTTGCCTTCAAGGATAAACCGCAAGATTATGATTATTTTGTTAAAAATTGGAGCTGGAATCAAGAGGCTATTGAGATGGATGAAAAAAATGAAATGGGTGGAGAGCATGAAGCCTTGGCACTGAATACCATTCTTTACGGCCCGCCCGGAACAGGTAAAACCTTTAATACCGTGGATTTAGCTTGGCAAGTATTAAATCCAAGCGATTCTGCTGAAACAAGCAGGCCTGGTTCGATTCAAGAATTGAAAGCACGCTATCCTGGGCAAGTTGAATTTGTCACCTTTCACCAAAGTTTTAGTTATGAGGATTTTGTAGAGGGGATTCAGGCAAAGTCTAATGACGGCAAGATCAGCTACCAGATTGAAAGCGGTGTGTTTAAGCGGATCGCTAAATCAGCATTAAAAAACCTAGAAGATAGCCAAAAGTCAGTCAATCAACTAGCTGAAGATTTGAATTTTGATAAGCGTTATGATGCTTTTATTACTCACGCGATTGAATCAGAAGCTGCTTTTAAAAAGAAGAAGGGTACTGAGTTTAAAATTATCAATACGGATGATGAGCGCTTAACCGTGGAGTCGCCCGATTCAACATTCAGCGGCGGAGAGGTTCAGCTGAAGGTTGAAGAATTAAAGCGGGTCTTGCAATCTGATTATCCGTTTCAAAGTGCGCGTGAGGTGCATGAACAAATTTTTATTAACAAGTACAAGTATACGCGGCAGGAAGACACTTATTACTTGAGTCTAGTCAATGCTTTTAGGCAGTTCAATGTGCCTGTTGAGCCAAGTAGTCAAGCTGATGAGGTTTCTCAAAAACCCTATGTCCTAATCATCGACGAAATCAATCGCGGTAATATTTCGCGGATTTTTGGCGAGTTGATTACGCTGATTGAACCGAGTAAACGCGCGGGCAATGACGAGGCGATTGAGGTCACCTTGCCTTATTCCAAAGAACCCTTTTCCGTTCCTAACAACCTATATATTATCGGCACGATGAATACCGCTGATCGTTCGTTGGCGCTCATGGATACGGCCTTGCGCCGCCGGTTTGATTTTATTGAAATGATGCCACAACCCGACCTGGTAACGGAGGATTTGGAGGGGGTTAATCTGCGTAACATGTTGGCTGTGATGAATCAACGCATTGAAGCCCTCTATGACCGTGAACACACGCTGGGTCATGCGTTTTTAATGAGTGTGGATTCGTTGGATGATTTGCGCCACGCATTTAAAAACAAAATCCTACCGTTGCTAGAAGAATACTTTTACGACGATTGGCAAAAAATACGTTGGGTTTTGGGGGCGAGTGCGGACAACTTTTATCAGCGTCAACGCTTTAGCCATTTGTTTACCGACGCGGACGCGCCAAACGATATTGAAAAGTTTCAGCGCAACAACTTGGATGACTTAGATGCCCAAGCCTTTGTAGCAATTTATCAGCGGTAA
- a CDS encoding PIN domain-containing protein, producing the protein MKAFCDTNILIYAYSSTEAEKAERANSVLFSQPSMISTQVINEFINVGLKKLALSESQLQKAIIELSDAFYVSNFSLKTQQRALDIRTRYKLQYYDSLIVATALENECGLLFSEDMQHGLLIEKRLKIVNPFTDLDC; encoded by the coding sequence ATGAAGGCTTTTTGCGATACGAATATTCTCATCTATGCCTACTCAAGCACGGAAGCTGAAAAGGCGGAAAGGGCGAACAGTGTTTTATTTAGCCAGCCAAGTATGATTTCAACTCAAGTGATTAATGAGTTTATTAATGTCGGTTTAAAAAAACTTGCGCTGTCTGAGTCACAACTACAAAAAGCGATCATTGAATTAAGTGATGCGTTTTATGTGAGCAACTTTAGCTTAAAGACTCAGCAACGCGCACTGGATATTCGGACTCGTTATAAGTTGCAATACTATGACAGCTTGATTGTGGCGACGGCATTAGAGAACGAATGTGGTCTGCTTTTTTCAGAAGATATGCAACATGGGCTGTTAATAGAGAAGCGTTTAAAGATCGTGAACCCATTTACTGATCTGGATTGTTGA